TCAAGAGCCCGCTCCCCCAGCGGAATGAGCCTCTCCTTGTCGCCCTTGCCGCGAACAAGTATGTATCCGTGCTCCGGATGAAGGCCGTTCACCGGCAGGGAAGACAACTCCGAAACCCTTACGCCCGTCGCATAAAACACCTCAAGAATGGCGAAGTCTCTCACCGTTTCAGGCTTGCCCGGAGACCCGGCAGTTCCGGGCGCGTCAAGGATTTTTTCAACACTTTTTTCAGACAACACCCTCGGCAGATACGCGTCCGTTCTGCTCCCCGTGATGTTTTCAGTGGGGTCTGCGGCCACCAGTCTTTCGCTTTGCAGAAACCGGTAAAACTTCCTTATGGATGAGAGGCAGCGGTTTGCCGAGCGCGCGCTCACGCCCCTGTCTCTCAGTGAGGCAAGAAAGTCGTTCACGCCGCCGCGACCCACATCGGACAGGTCGGCGGAGGGCGAACTTGCTTTCACAAAAGAAACGAATTTTTCTATGTCGGAGCAGTATGCGCTCGCGGTGTTGTCTGAAAGCCCGTGAACAACCGTCAGGTAACTCCCGAACATCTCCCTGATTTCATCCGGAGAGCCGTCAACCAGTTTCAGGTGCCCGCTTCCCATGAACTCAGATATTTTTTCTGCTCCGCGGTGAGTTTGTCTATCGCGATGCCGAGAGACTTGAGTTTTATCTCCGCAATTTCAGCGTCCAGTTTCTCCGGAACGGTATGAACATCCGCGGAAAGTTTGCCCTTGTGTTTC
This sequence is a window from Candidatus Dadabacteria bacterium. Protein-coding genes within it:
- the xerD gene encoding site-specific tyrosine recombinase XerD; protein product: MGSGHLKLVDGSPDEIREMFGSYLTVVHGLSDNTASAYCSDIEKFVSFVKASSPSADLSDVGRGGVNDFLASLRDRGVSARSANRCLSSIRKFYRFLQSERLVAADPTENITGSRTDAYLPRVLSEKSVEKILDAPGTAGSPGKPETVRDFAILEVFYATGVRVSELSSLPVNGLHPEHGYILVRGKGDKERLIPLGERALEKIGLYVSGARETLLKGRESPYLFVSRRGTRLTRQRLWKMIKFYALAAGVNQNISPHTMRHSFATHLLNRGADLRTIQMLLGHSDISVTQIYTSVGMEELKELHNRFHPRA